In Flavobacterium endoglycinae, one DNA window encodes the following:
- a CDS encoding S41 family peptidase: MKKRFFPIFLALCMCTSLTAQKKNETIKLNNLIDNLDIERSQEQSFKIKLKADRYYTINVQQQGIDLVVSISNKEGKLMAEVDSPNGKNGPEKILFCPDKTDEFEIKIRPLDEQSNSQSGKYSIKVKEVPNMLEKIPVKNLLSDFNLLQNAYYETRVGLWYNSRTQFDSICDLQKNKIKRPMDALEFYRILAPVVSFTKEGHCNIKVSDETTAFLKQNGTYLPFGIKVLDKKVFVINDYKNFKFKGLLLYKINDETIESIMKKMLDIEPADGFNMTSKYRWVEGAFSKYYARYFPASKFVKLELVNPDTNEKVVYENVPSCSFKEFTELYEEIKKQIPNYTFNKPSDFSIDPTTSTAVITVNTFSLGSYSLKRQGFQTFLKKAFDSISSYKIKHLIIDVRKNEGGEQGMEDHFLSYLINEEYKKYKYVEIPGFTYSFLQHTNYADQKEILKEELKADFYLATDGRYLNKEGHYVGEKPNIKNFKGDIYILISGLTFSGGSEFAALAKNYTNAKFIGEETGGGYYGNSSGSFLNFTLPNSAITGRIPLCKFVIEPKADTIPFGRGVLPDYEIQPSISEYLSGYDKQMEFAKELISARK; encoded by the coding sequence ATGAAAAAAAGATTTTTTCCAATATTTTTGGCACTATGCATGTGTACGTCTCTTACTGCCCAGAAGAAAAATGAGACTATTAAATTAAACAATCTTATTGATAATCTTGATATTGAAAGAAGCCAAGAACAGTCCTTTAAAATCAAACTTAAAGCCGACAGGTATTATACAATAAATGTACAGCAGCAGGGAATAGATCTTGTAGTTTCGATTAGTAACAAAGAAGGAAAATTAATGGCCGAAGTAGATTCGCCAAATGGGAAGAACGGGCCTGAGAAAATTTTGTTTTGTCCCGACAAAACTGATGAATTTGAAATTAAAATTAGACCGCTTGATGAACAATCAAATTCTCAATCTGGAAAATATAGCATTAAGGTGAAAGAAGTTCCCAATATGCTGGAAAAGATCCCAGTTAAAAACCTTCTTTCCGATTTTAATTTACTGCAGAATGCCTATTATGAAACCAGAGTCGGACTTTGGTACAATTCAAGGACACAATTTGACAGTATCTGTGATCTTCAGAAAAATAAAATAAAACGACCTATGGACGCTTTGGAGTTTTACAGAATTCTGGCACCGGTGGTTTCTTTTACCAAAGAAGGTCATTGTAACATCAAAGTTTCAGATGAAACTACCGCTTTTTTAAAACAAAATGGAACCTATCTGCCGTTTGGAATTAAAGTTTTAGATAAAAAAGTATTTGTTATTAATGATTACAAAAATTTCAAATTCAAAGGACTGCTTCTTTACAAAATAAATGATGAAACTATAGAAAGCATCATGAAAAAAATGCTTGACATAGAACCGGCTGACGGATTCAACATGACCAGTAAATACCGCTGGGTAGAAGGAGCATTTTCTAAATATTATGCAAGATATTTCCCTGCTTCAAAATTTGTTAAACTGGAACTTGTAAATCCAGATACCAACGAAAAAGTGGTTTATGAAAATGTACCTTCCTGCAGTTTTAAGGAGTTTACAGAACTGTATGAGGAAATTAAAAAACAGATTCCCAATTATACCTTCAATAAGCCATCTGATTTCTCAATTGATCCAACAACATCAACGGCTGTTATAACCGTCAACACGTTTAGTTTAGGAAGCTATAGTCTTAAACGACAAGGGTTTCAGACATTTCTTAAAAAAGCATTTGATAGTATTTCTTCTTATAAAATTAAACACCTGATTATTGATGTCAGAAAAAATGAAGGAGGCGAGCAGGGAATGGAAGACCATTTTTTATCTTATCTAATCAATGAAGAGTATAAAAAATATAAATATGTTGAAATTCCGGGATTTACCTATTCTTTTTTACAACACACAAATTACGCAGATCAAAAAGAAATTTTGAAAGAAGAATTAAAAGCAGATTTTTATTTGGCAACAGATGGCAGATATTTAAACAAAGAAGGGCATTATGTGGGTGAAAAACCGAATATAAAAAATTTTAAAGGAGATATCTATATCTTGATTTCAGGTCTCACTTTTTCTGGAGGATCAGAATTTGCAGCACTTGCAAAAAATTATACCAATGCAAAATTTATTGGTGAGGAGACTGGGGGAGGCTATTATGGAAATTCAAGCGGAAGTTTTCTAAATTTTACGCTTCCTAATTCAGCTATAACAGGCCGTATTCCCTTATGCAAATTTGTAATAGAACCTAAAGCAGATACAATTCCTTTCGGCCGAGGAGTACTGCCAGATTACGAAATACAGCCTTCCATCAGCGAATACCTGTCGGGTTATGACAAGCAAATGGAGTTTGCAAAAGAATTAATTTCCGCGAGGAAGTGA
- a CDS encoding helix-turn-helix domain-containing protein, translating into MKNSNTYHKLPILDGLELLNAQNNTVSFPYHTHDTFNIALILKHTFDTKLTDKHLHAPAGTLSITNPFEVHATPCDGKTGNSFFTFYVSPDVLKMINHNHEVFFEEKIVYDQELFHDFYFLSQNFSSIGINAEKALLALLEKLIRLYGKNHNFKNSEISLFSRFMEDRVTEKFSLEETAKSFGLDKYKFLRLFKHETGLTPNNYLILKRIEKSKILLTEGLELADTAIESGFYDTAHFCRKFKEFTGVTPLHYKIS; encoded by the coding sequence GTGAAAAATAGCAATACCTATCATAAACTTCCTATTTTGGATGGTCTTGAACTGCTCAATGCGCAAAACAATACCGTTAGTTTTCCGTACCATACGCATGATACTTTTAATATTGCCTTAATCTTAAAGCATACTTTTGATACTAAACTGACAGATAAACACCTTCACGCACCGGCTGGAACCTTGTCTATTACCAATCCTTTTGAGGTACATGCAACACCATGCGACGGAAAAACCGGCAACTCATTTTTTACATTTTACGTTTCGCCGGACGTCCTAAAAATGATAAACCATAATCATGAGGTTTTCTTCGAGGAAAAAATTGTGTACGACCAAGAGCTTTTTCATGATTTTTACTTCCTTTCCCAAAATTTCAGCAGCATTGGGATTAATGCCGAAAAAGCCTTGCTGGCTCTGTTGGAAAAACTGATCCGGCTTTATGGCAAGAACCATAACTTTAAAAATTCAGAAATCAGTCTTTTTTCACGATTCATGGAAGATCGGGTAACGGAGAAATTTTCACTGGAAGAGACCGCAAAAAGCTTTGGACTTGATAAATATAAGTTTCTTAGGCTGTTCAAACACGAAACTGGTCTTACTCCCAATAATTATTTAATTTTAAAACGAATTGAAAAATCTAAAATCCTACTTACAGAAGGACTTGAGTTAGCAGATACCGCGATTGAAAGCGGATTTTACGACACAGCTCATTTCTGTAGGAAATTCAAGGAATTTACAGGTGTAACCCCGCTTCATTATAAAATTTCATAA